A genomic window from Silene latifolia isolate original U9 population chromosome 11, ASM4854445v1, whole genome shotgun sequence includes:
- the LOC141613412 gene encoding uncharacterized protein LOC141613412, with translation MKDRYHGAWAICGDFNSVLNYNERIGREVVWTEIGDFRECIDYCGLTDIKGQGAFYTWNNKQMPTSRNFSRIDRFLINSEWMGMYPDSYAHFLPEGLFDHNPCVCYRRSVRTTRKSHFRYYNMWSMDPNFLTVVQHSWCKPVAGTLMYRLVNKLRSLKGPLKMLNRNGFADVEKSAGIAKALLEEIQVQMHNNPADQCLLQAERDAAESYRHLKKIQRLFSRSKSQSRLDQIW, from the coding sequence ATGAAGGATAGATACCATGGGGCTTGGGCTATTTGTGGTGATTTTAATAGTGTCCTCAACTATAATGAACGTATTGGCAGAGAAGTTGTTTGGACTGAGATTGGTGATTTTAGGGAATGTATTGACTATTGTGGCTTAACTGATATCAAGGGGCAGGGAGCATTTTATACGTGGAACAATAAGCAAATGCCTACCTCTAGAAATTTTTCTAGGATTGATAGGTTTTTGATCAACTCTGAGTGGATGGGGATGTATCCTGATTCTTATGCTCATTTCCTTCCTGAAGGATTATTTGACCATAACCCATGTGTGTGCTACAGAAGAAGTGTTAGGACTACAAGGAAGTCTCATTTTAGATATTACAACATGTGGAGTATGGACCCTAACTTTCTCACTGTGGTACAACATTCTTGGTGTAAGCCAGTGGCTGGGACTCTAATGTATAGGCTTGTGAACAAGCTGAGAAGCTTAAAAGGACCGCTCAAGATGTTGAACAGGAATGGGTTTGCTGATGTTGAGAAATCTGCTGGTATAGCTAAAGCTTTGTTGGAGGAGATCCAAGTGCAAATGCATAATAATCCTGCTGATCAATGTTTACTTCAAGCTGAAAGAGATGCTGCTGAGTCTTATAGACATCTCAAGAAGATTCAAAGACTCTTTTCTCGATCAAAAAGCCAAAGTAGATTGGATCAAATTTGGTGA